Proteins from one Pseudomonas bijieensis genomic window:
- a CDS encoding S9 family peptidase translates to MSLSAHVSNAPIARRDPGVDPYAWLQERDTDAVLDYLKAENSYQQAQLADQAELRETLFQEIKGRILETDLSLPSPWGPYLYYTRTTAGDEYPRHYRCPRPTDDSLTVDESREQLLLDPNALAGGGFFSLGAFSISPDHQRLAYSLDTTGDEIYTLFVKELSNDKVSELSFDDCDGSMTWANDSLTLFFGELDDTHRPHKLWRYRLDGTAAEEVFHEPDGRFFLHCYRSSSEQQLILSLGSKTTSEVWVLDATQPQQPFTCLAPRREEHEYDVDHGLLDGQWTWLIRSNRDGINFALYQAVDTGVAPTEADWQNLIPHSDTVMIDGLSLNAGAMTLSLREGGLPIIEVHPQGLPAYRVQLPDAAYSLHVQNSLEFISDRIRLRYEALNRPAQIRQLDLASGEQVVLKQTPVLGPFDADAYVSQRLWATAPDGTQVPISLVVKREALGRPVPLYLYGYGAYGESLDPWFSHARLSLLDRGVAFAIAHVRGGGELGEAWYRAGKQEHKHNTFSDFIACAEHLIANGFTTAGQLAISGGSAGGLLIGAVLNQRPELFKVAIAEVPFVDVLNTMLDPDLPLTVTEYDEWGNPEEPDVYDRIRAYAPYENVSAQAYPALLVIAGYNDSRVQYWEAAKWVAKLRATKTDDNPLLLKTELDAGHGGMSGRYQGLRDVALEYAFVLKVLGLG, encoded by the coding sequence CGCGACACCGACGCCGTGCTCGACTACCTCAAGGCCGAAAACAGCTACCAGCAGGCGCAACTGGCCGATCAGGCCGAACTGCGCGAAACCCTGTTCCAGGAGATCAAGGGCCGGATCCTCGAGACCGATCTGTCGCTGCCCTCGCCCTGGGGTCCGTACCTGTATTACACCCGCACCACGGCCGGTGACGAATACCCGCGCCACTACCGCTGCCCGCGCCCGACCGATGACAGCCTGACCGTGGATGAAAGCCGCGAACAACTGCTGCTGGACCCGAACGCGTTGGCCGGCGGCGGCTTCTTCTCCCTGGGCGCCTTCAGCATCAGCCCCGACCACCAGCGCCTGGCCTACAGCCTGGACACCACAGGCGACGAAATCTACACCCTGTTCGTGAAGGAACTGTCCAACGACAAGGTCAGTGAACTGTCCTTCGACGATTGCGACGGCAGCATGACCTGGGCCAATGACAGCCTGACGCTGTTTTTTGGCGAGCTGGACGACACCCACCGTCCTCACAAACTCTGGCGCTACCGCCTGGACGGCACGGCCGCCGAGGAGGTGTTCCATGAGCCGGACGGGCGCTTCTTCCTGCATTGCTATCGTTCGAGCTCGGAACAGCAGTTGATCCTGTCCCTGGGCAGCAAGACCACCAGCGAAGTCTGGGTGCTGGACGCCACGCAGCCGCAACAGCCCTTCACCTGCCTGGCGCCTCGGCGGGAAGAACACGAGTATGACGTCGACCATGGCCTGCTCGATGGCCAATGGACTTGGTTGATCCGCAGCAACCGCGACGGGATCAACTTCGCCCTGTACCAGGCCGTCGACACCGGCGTCGCGCCGACCGAGGCCGACTGGCAGAACCTGATCCCCCACAGCGACACGGTGATGATCGACGGCCTGAGCCTGAACGCAGGGGCCATGACCCTGAGCCTGCGTGAAGGTGGCCTGCCGATCATCGAGGTTCACCCCCAGGGTTTGCCGGCCTATCGGGTGCAATTGCCAGACGCGGCCTACAGCCTGCATGTGCAGAACAGCCTGGAATTCATCAGTGATCGCATTCGCCTGCGCTACGAAGCCCTGAACCGCCCGGCGCAGATCCGTCAGTTGGACCTGGCCAGCGGCGAACAGGTCGTGCTCAAGCAAACCCCGGTACTAGGCCCGTTCGACGCCGACGCCTACGTCAGCCAGCGGCTTTGGGCAACGGCACCGGACGGCACCCAGGTGCCCATCAGCCTGGTGGTCAAGCGCGAAGCCCTCGGCCGGCCCGTACCGCTGTACCTGTACGGCTACGGAGCCTATGGCGAGAGTCTCGACCCTTGGTTTTCCCACGCGCGGCTGAGCCTGCTCGACCGTGGTGTGGCGTTTGCCATCGCCCACGTGCGCGGCGGCGGAGAGCTGGGAGAAGCCTGGTACCGCGCCGGCAAGCAGGAGCACAAGCACAACACCTTCAGCGACTTCATCGCCTGTGCCGAACATTTGATCGCCAACGGTTTCACCACCGCCGGACAACTGGCGATCAGCGGCGGCAGCGCCGGTGGCCTGCTGATTGGCGCAGTACTCAATCAACGCCCGGAGCTGTTCAAGGTGGCGATTGCCGAAGTGCCGTTCGTCGATGTGCTCAACACCATGCTCGACCCGGACTTGCCATTGACCGTCACTGAATACGACGAATGGGGCAACCCCGAGGAACCAGACGTTTATGATCGGATCCGGGCCTACGCCCCGTACGAAAACGTCAGCGCCCAGGCCTATCCGGCGCTGCTGGTGATCGCCGGGTACAACGACAGCCGCGTGCAGTACTGGGAAGCGGCCAAGTGGGTGGCGAAATTGCGCGCCACCAAGACCGATGACAACCCTTTGCTGCTCAAGACCGAACTGGACGCCGGCCACGGCGGGATGAGTGGGCGCTACCAGGGATTGCGTGACGTAGCGCTCGAATATGCATTTGTCTTGAAAGTTTTGGGGTTGGGTTGA
- a CDS encoding spermidine synthase: MKRFVLLDTTPIPDNGGALCLFEYGEDFVIKIQGGDGGQLMNTRMHGSEDALAEIPCRKVAGRPGSRVLIGGLGMGFTLASALKHLGKTAEVVVAELVPGVVEWNRGPLGEKAGRPLSDPRTVIRMEDVAKVLQAEPQGFDAIMLDVDNGPEGLTQKANSWLYSTGGLAACAKALRPKGVLSVWSASADRQFSDKLKKAGFKAEEVQVFAHGNKGTRHTIWIAEKLKG, from the coding sequence ATGAAACGTTTCGTCCTGCTCGACACCACGCCCATCCCTGATAACGGCGGTGCCCTGTGCCTGTTCGAGTACGGCGAAGACTTCGTCATCAAGATCCAGGGCGGTGACGGCGGGCAGTTGATGAACACCCGTATGCACGGTTCCGAAGACGCCCTGGCGGAGATTCCCTGCCGCAAGGTCGCCGGCCGTCCCGGCTCGCGCGTACTGATCGGCGGCCTCGGCATGGGCTTCACCCTCGCCTCGGCTCTCAAGCACCTGGGCAAGACCGCCGAAGTGGTGGTGGCCGAGCTGGTGCCCGGCGTGGTGGAGTGGAACCGTGGCCCTTTGGGTGAAAAGGCCGGGCGACCCTTGTCGGACCCGCGCACGGTGATCCGCATGGAAGACGTGGCCAAGGTGCTGCAAGCCGAGCCCCAGGGTTTCGACGCGATCATGCTGGATGTCGACAACGGCCCGGAAGGCCTGACCCAGAAAGCCAACAGTTGGCTGTATTCGACCGGTGGCCTGGCTGCCTGCGCCAAGGCCCTGCGGCCCAAGGGCGTGCTGTCGGTGTGGTCGGCCAGCGCTGACCGGCAGTTTTCCGACAAGCTGAAGAAAGCCGGCTTCAAGGCCGAAGAGGTGCAGGTGTTCGCCCATGGCAACAAAGGCACCCGCCACACCATCTGGATTGCCGAGAAGCTCAAGGGCTGA
- a CDS encoding YajD family HNH nuclease — protein MSSSTPPSNTAKLDRILADAQRDREMGYRDKALKMYPHVCGRCAREFSGKRLSELTVHHRDHNHDNNPQDGSNWELLCLYCHDNEHSRYTDQQYFGDGSLSTPKIAKATHNPFAALAGLMKKDE, from the coding sequence ATGAGTTCGTCAACACCGCCGTCCAACACCGCCAAGCTGGACCGCATCCTTGCCGATGCCCAGCGCGACCGGGAGATGGGCTATCGCGACAAAGCCCTGAAAATGTACCCCCATGTCTGTGGCCGCTGCGCCCGCGAATTTTCCGGCAAGCGCCTGAGCGAACTGACCGTTCACCACCGCGACCACAACCACGACAACAATCCGCAGGACGGTTCCAACTGGGAACTGCTGTGCCTGTACTGCCACGACAACGAGCACTCGCGCTACACCGACCAGCAATACTTCGGCGACGGCTCCCTGAGCACGCCGAAAATCGCCAAGGCCACCCACAACCCCTTCGCCGCGCTGGCCGGGTTGATGAAGAAAGACGAATAG
- a CDS encoding DUF2933 domain-containing protein, which translates to MNTHQPPSAGATPFWRNKTGIVLIMLLAIGLFYLAREHFSHIAGNWPYLILLMCPLMHVFGHGHSGHGRHEEPPVDGKDEEGR; encoded by the coding sequence ATGAACACTCATCAACCCCCATCTGCTGGCGCAACGCCATTCTGGCGGAACAAGACCGGCATTGTATTGATCATGCTGTTGGCCATCGGCCTCTTCTATCTGGCGCGAGAACACTTCAGCCACATCGCGGGGAATTGGCCGTACCTGATTCTCCTGATGTGTCCCTTGATGCATGTCTTCGGACACGGCCACAGCGGTCATGGACGACATGAAGAGCCACCCGTAGACGGCAAGGATGAGGAAGGCCGCTGA
- a CDS encoding copper-transporting P-type ATPase, giving the protein MSDTPAHLHHSAAALSGDMATEYTCPMHPEIRQPGPGTCPKCGMTLEAVMPALEEEDNPELKDFTRRFWWSLPLTVIVTVLAMAGHALSLFHGVTQNFVEFFLATPVVLWAGWPFFVRGVASVRQRSPNMWTLIGLGTAAAYLYSVAATFWPGGFPATFMQEGRIGVYFEAAAVIISLTLLGQMLELKARSQTSAAIKSLLGLSPKTARRINADGQEQDIPLSHVHRGDHLRIRPGEKVPVDGTVLEGESAVDESMLTGEPVPVIKRAGDSLIGATINTHGSLVMTAQKVGAETVLAQIVQMVARAQRSKAPMQRMADLIAGYFVMGVIAIAVLTFFGWGLLGPEPGWVFGLINAVAVLIIACPCALGLATPMSIMVSTGKAASLGVLFRDASAIENLCRIDTLIVDKTGTLTEGRPAFHSVKATQGFDGRQVLLLAASLDQGSEHPLAHAIVDHARSEHLELIKPASFESASGIGVSGRVDGKLVHLGNTALMNAVSINVYPLQQQAEQLRAQGISIIYMAIDGVLAGLLAVSDPIKPTSREAVNRLKAHDIKIIMATGDGLTTARAVAMEMGIEEVHGEVKPEDKERLVADLQRDGRQVAMAGDGINDAPALARANVGIAMGTGTDVAMNSAQLTLVKGDLMGILRARTLSVATVRNMRQNLGFAFLYNSMGIPLAAGLLYPLTGHLLSPMIAAIAMSVSSASVVFNALRLRNTPAQ; this is encoded by the coding sequence ATGTCCGACACTCCCGCGCACCTTCACCACAGCGCCGCAGCGCTCAGCGGCGACATGGCGACTGAATACACCTGTCCCATGCACCCGGAAATACGCCAACCCGGCCCCGGTACCTGCCCCAAGTGCGGCATGACGCTGGAGGCGGTGATGCCCGCGCTGGAAGAAGAGGACAATCCAGAACTCAAGGATTTCACCCGCCGCTTCTGGTGGTCCCTGCCGTTGACGGTGATCGTCACCGTGCTCGCCATGGCGGGGCACGCCTTGTCGCTGTTCCACGGTGTCACGCAAAATTTCGTCGAGTTTTTTCTGGCCACGCCAGTGGTCCTGTGGGCAGGCTGGCCGTTTTTTGTGCGGGGAGTGGCCTCTGTTCGCCAGCGCAGCCCGAACATGTGGACCCTGATTGGCCTGGGCACTGCGGCGGCCTATCTCTACAGTGTCGCCGCCACGTTTTGGCCTGGAGGATTTCCCGCCACGTTCATGCAAGAGGGGCGTATCGGCGTCTACTTTGAAGCCGCCGCGGTGATCATCTCCCTCACATTGCTGGGGCAGATGCTGGAGCTCAAGGCTCGCTCACAGACGTCGGCCGCCATCAAGTCGCTGCTGGGGCTGTCACCCAAGACCGCGCGCCGGATCAATGCCGATGGCCAGGAGCAAGACATCCCCCTGAGCCACGTCCATCGGGGTGACCACCTGAGGATCAGGCCCGGTGAGAAGGTCCCGGTCGATGGTACGGTGCTCGAAGGCGAAAGTGCCGTTGACGAGTCGATGCTCACCGGCGAGCCGGTTCCGGTGATCAAACGCGCCGGGGACAGCCTGATCGGGGCCACGATCAACACCCACGGCAGCTTGGTGATGACGGCCCAGAAGGTCGGTGCCGAGACCGTCCTGGCGCAGATTGTTCAGATGGTCGCCCGGGCCCAACGCTCGAAAGCACCGATGCAGCGCATGGCCGACCTGATCGCTGGTTATTTCGTCATGGGCGTGATTGCCATCGCCGTACTGACCTTTTTCGGCTGGGGGCTGTTGGGTCCCGAACCTGGCTGGGTCTTCGGGTTGATCAATGCCGTCGCCGTGCTGATCATCGCCTGCCCCTGTGCGTTGGGGCTCGCAACCCCCATGTCGATCATGGTGTCCACCGGCAAGGCGGCCAGCCTGGGCGTGCTTTTCCGGGACGCCAGCGCCATCGAGAACTTATGCAGGATCGACACGCTGATCGTCGACAAGACCGGCACCCTGACCGAAGGGCGCCCGGCTTTTCACAGCGTAAAAGCCACCCAGGGCTTCGACGGCCGCCAAGTGCTGCTGTTGGCCGCCAGCCTCGACCAGGGCAGCGAGCATCCCCTGGCCCACGCCATCGTCGATCACGCCCGATCCGAGCATCTTGAACTGATCAAGCCGGCTTCATTTGAATCCGCCAGTGGCATCGGTGTCAGTGGCCGGGTGGACGGCAAACTGGTCCACTTGGGCAATACCGCGCTGATGAATGCCGTCAGCATCAACGTTTATCCATTGCAGCAACAGGCCGAGCAGCTACGCGCCCAAGGCATCAGCATTATCTACATGGCGATCGACGGCGTGCTGGCCGGGCTACTGGCCGTTTCGGACCCGATCAAGCCGACCTCCAGGGAAGCGGTCAACCGCCTCAAGGCTCACGACATAAAAATCATCATGGCCACCGGCGACGGCCTCACCACTGCACGCGCCGTGGCCATGGAGATGGGCATTGAAGAGGTCCATGGCGAAGTCAAACCCGAGGACAAAGAGCGCCTGGTGGCGGACCTGCAACGCGATGGCCGCCAGGTCGCGATGGCGGGTGACGGGATAAACGACGCACCGGCCCTGGCTCGGGCGAACGTAGGCATTGCAATGGGGACAGGCACGGACGTCGCGATGAACAGCGCCCAACTGACCTTGGTAAAAGGCGATTTGATGGGGATCTTGCGAGCCCGCACCCTTTCGGTGGCAACCGTCAGGAACATGCGCCAGAACCTCGGCTTTGCCTTCCTCTACAACTCGATGGGTATTCCGTTGGCTGCCGGCCTGCTGTACCCCCTGACCGGTCACTTGCTCTCGCCCATGATTGCCGCCATCGCCATGAGCGTAAGTTCGGCATCGGTGGTGTTCAATGCCTTGAGGTTGCGTAACACGCCAGCACAATAA
- a CDS encoding DUF2790 domain-containing protein, translated as MKTLDALLAVSILSLSSLALAEGGGDRVYGRMIQNNQQAMAQFAAENGKAVAEIVHYEYGMKLDVKKVVSITPAIKGCGVGPSRMTYEDSNGKLNTVEYRLLGDNCPKGG; from the coding sequence ATGAAAACCCTTGATGCCTTGCTCGCCGTTTCGATCCTGTCCCTTTCTTCCCTTGCCTTGGCGGAAGGAGGAGGTGACCGGGTTTATGGCCGGATGATCCAGAACAATCAACAAGCCATGGCCCAATTCGCCGCCGAAAACGGCAAAGCCGTCGCCGAAATCGTTCATTACGAATACGGCATGAAACTCGATGTAAAAAAAGTGGTGAGCATTACACCGGCCATTAAAGGCTGTGGTGTCGGACCGTCGCGTATGACTTACGAAGATTCGAACGGCAAGCTCAACACCGTGGAATACAGGCTCCTGGGTGATAACTGTCCGAAGGGCGGCTGA
- a CDS encoding RNA methyltransferase — protein sequence MANKRYSCIGLFNPKSPENVGSVMRAAGCYGVASVFYTGKRYERAADFVTDTKKVHYDIPLIGIDDLKKILPLGCVPVAVELVEGARPLPEYTHPDRALYIFGPEDGSLDKDIRDWCEDVVYIPTTGCMNLAATVNVVLYDRMAKGNNTRSGPQFR from the coding sequence GTGGCCAACAAACGCTATAGCTGCATCGGTCTGTTCAACCCCAAGTCACCGGAAAACGTCGGTTCGGTCATGCGTGCCGCCGGCTGCTACGGCGTGGCGTCGGTGTTCTACACCGGCAAGCGCTATGAGCGTGCCGCCGACTTCGTTACCGACACCAAGAAAGTCCACTACGACATCCCGCTGATCGGTATCGACGACCTGAAGAAGATCCTGCCCCTGGGTTGCGTACCGGTGGCCGTGGAACTGGTGGAAGGCGCTCGTCCACTGCCCGAATACACCCACCCGGACCGGGCGTTGTACATCTTCGGTCCCGAGGACGGTTCGCTGGATAAAGACATTCGCGATTGGTGCGAGGACGTGGTGTACATCCCCACCACTGGCTGCATGAACCTGGCCGCCACGGTCAACGTCGTGCTGTATGACCGCATGGCCAAAGGCAACAACACCCGTTCGGGGCCGCAATTCCGCTGA
- a CDS encoding DUF2892 domain-containing protein produces MSDNNPFEPIETTPFQSHPPQNVHGWERIGSLAGGVLMMGKGLRRGGVIGLAQLAIGGMALARGITGHCSAKALLEKNRQNLSDARARIEQAGDELSRLKANAEAATGTATVTGNDSLVSPKVGL; encoded by the coding sequence ATGAGCGATAACAACCCGTTCGAGCCGATTGAGACCACCCCTTTCCAATCTCATCCGCCGCAAAACGTACATGGTTGGGAACGCATTGGCTCACTGGCCGGCGGTGTCCTGATGATGGGCAAGGGCTTGCGTCGTGGTGGTGTGATCGGCCTGGCCCAACTGGCGATCGGCGGCATGGCGCTGGCGCGGGGGATCACCGGGCATTGTTCGGCCAAGGCCTTGTTGGAAAAGAACCGTCAGAACCTCAGCGACGCCCGCGCCCGCATCGAGCAGGCCGGCGACGAGCTGAGCCGCCTGAAGGCCAATGCCGAGGCGGCGACCGGTACGGCTACGGTGACGGGGAATGATTCGCTGGTTTCACCCAAAGTTGGGCTCTGA
- a CDS encoding YcgN family cysteine cluster protein — MAAKVEPFWIRKTLDQLDPQEWESLCDGCGLCCLQKLEDEDDNSVYYTRIACKLLDLKTCQCSDYPNRREFVPDCIQLTPGKADEFKWLPPTCGYRLVSEGKDLPLWHHLVCGDRDAVHHERISQSGRMLAEGSVPEEDWEDHLIFRAG; from the coding sequence ATGGCCGCCAAAGTCGAACCGTTCTGGATACGCAAAACCCTCGATCAGCTCGATCCGCAGGAGTGGGAATCGCTGTGCGACGGCTGTGGCCTGTGCTGCCTGCAAAAACTCGAAGACGAAGACGACAACAGCGTCTATTACACGCGTATCGCCTGCAAACTGCTGGACCTGAAAACCTGCCAGTGCAGCGACTACCCCAACCGCCGTGAGTTCGTGCCCGATTGCATCCAGCTCACGCCGGGCAAGGCCGATGAGTTCAAATGGCTGCCGCCGACCTGCGGTTATCGGCTGGTCAGCGAGGGCAAGGACTTGCCGTTGTGGCACCACCTGGTCTGCGGTGATCGCGATGCCGTGCACCACGAACGCATTTCCCAGTCCGGGCGTATGCTGGCCGAAGGCAGTGTGCCGGAAGAAGATTGGGAAGATCATCTGATTTTCCGCGCCGGCTGA
- a CDS encoding nitroreductase family protein, translated as MSANPRIADYAIHPQFIERWSPRAFTGESIAEETLLGFFEAARWAPSAYNSQPWRFLYARRDTPNWERFLGLLNEFNRGWAQHASALVIVVSKTTFAVPGATEETPAQSHTFDTGAAWGHLALQASLSGWHTHGMAGFDQELTRKELKIPQGYDLHAAVAIGKLGDKSTLAEYLQAREVPSSRRPLSELVAEGDFSL; from the coding sequence ATGAGCGCCAATCCCCGCATCGCCGATTACGCTATCCACCCTCAGTTCATCGAACGCTGGTCGCCTCGTGCCTTTACCGGCGAGAGCATTGCAGAAGAAACCCTGCTGGGCTTTTTCGAAGCCGCCCGCTGGGCACCGTCGGCCTACAACTCGCAGCCGTGGCGCTTCCTGTATGCGCGCCGCGATACGCCGAACTGGGAGCGGTTCCTGGGCCTGCTCAATGAATTCAACCGCGGCTGGGCCCAACACGCCTCGGCATTGGTGATCGTCGTTTCGAAAACCACCTTCGCCGTGCCCGGCGCCACTGAAGAAACCCCGGCACAGAGCCACACCTTCGACACGGGCGCGGCCTGGGGCCACCTGGCGCTGCAAGCCAGCCTCAGCGGCTGGCACACCCACGGCATGGCCGGTTTCGACCAGGAGCTGACTCGCAAGGAACTGAAGATCCCGCAAGGCTATGACCTGCACGCCGCCGTGGCGATCGGCAAGCTGGGGGACAAATCGACACTGGCTGAGTACCTCCAGGCCCGTGAAGTCCCAAGCTCGCGCCGGCCGTTGAGCGAACTGGTGGCGGAAGGCGATTTCAGCCTGTAA
- a CDS encoding D-2-hydroxyacid dehydrogenase — MRVLIAEHDHAVYAQLLRQAAPDIEVLTSGDSAELSRLATDCPVWLGQPDLLATLLRQGHKPRWLQSTWAGITPLLAEGLTRNYRLTRAVGIFGQVMAEYVLTYMLGHEREVLARLVSQVERKWDNRQGQGLAGRKVLIVGTGDIGQRVAQFLVPFGVQLYGIASEARELAPFIEVGALQDLPRLVGEVDYVINLLPNTPNTHDVYDAALFKQFKPTGLFINVGRGVAVVDADLVQALKEGHLAGAVIDVCRQEPLPQRHPFWTAWGLLLTGHSSAPTSPTMMVQLFLENLRAYQAGEALRGEVDFTRGY, encoded by the coding sequence ATGCGCGTTCTGATTGCCGAACACGACCACGCGGTGTATGCCCAGCTTCTGCGCCAGGCTGCACCCGATATTGAAGTGCTGACCAGCGGCGATTCCGCCGAACTGTCGCGACTGGCCACCGATTGCCCGGTCTGGCTTGGCCAGCCCGATCTGCTGGCCACCCTGTTGCGTCAAGGCCATAAACCCCGTTGGCTGCAATCGACCTGGGCAGGTATCACGCCGCTGTTGGCCGAGGGCTTGACGCGCAATTACCGCCTGACCCGCGCGGTAGGCATTTTCGGCCAGGTGATGGCTGAGTACGTGCTCACCTACATGCTCGGCCATGAGCGCGAGGTACTGGCGCGGTTGGTCAGCCAGGTCGAGCGCAAGTGGGACAACCGCCAGGGGCAAGGCCTGGCCGGGCGCAAGGTGCTGATCGTCGGCACCGGCGATATCGGCCAGCGTGTGGCGCAGTTCCTGGTGCCGTTTGGCGTGCAGCTGTACGGCATTGCCAGCGAAGCCCGGGAGCTGGCGCCGTTCATCGAAGTCGGGGCACTGCAGGATCTGCCGCGCTTGGTGGGCGAAGTGGACTACGTCATCAACCTGCTGCCCAACACGCCCAACACTCATGATGTATACGACGCGGCGCTGTTCAAGCAATTCAAGCCAACCGGGCTGTTCATCAATGTCGGACGCGGCGTGGCGGTAGTGGATGCGGATCTGGTGCAAGCCTTGAAGGAAGGGCACCTGGCCGGTGCGGTGATCGACGTCTGCCGCCAGGAACCGCTGCCGCAGCGCCATCCATTCTGGACCGCCTGGGGGCTGTTGTTGACCGGGCATAGCTCGGCACCGACCTCGCCGACGATGATGGTGCAGTTGTTCCTGGAAAACCTGCGGGCCTATCAGGCCGGCGAAGCGTTACGCGGGGAAGTGGATTTCACCCGGGGCTACTGA
- a CDS encoding YcgL domain-containing protein: protein MKRICSIYRSSKKNEMYLYVLKSDALKRVPEPLMAAFGKAIHAFDLVLSPERELSREDINKVLENLDTQGYHLQMPPAEDEYIEHLPEELLRRNDPV, encoded by the coding sequence TTGAAACGTATCTGCTCCATCTACCGAAGCTCGAAGAAAAACGAGATGTACCTGTATGTGCTCAAGAGCGATGCCTTGAAGCGTGTGCCGGAGCCCCTGATGGCTGCCTTTGGCAAGGCTATCCACGCCTTCGACCTGGTGCTGAGCCCCGAACGGGAGCTGTCCCGGGAAGACATCAACAAGGTGCTGGAAAACCTCGACACCCAGGGCTATCACTTGCAGATGCCGCCGGCCGAAGACGAGTACATCGAGCATTTACCCGAAGAGTTGTTGCGCCGCAACGACCCGGTCTGA
- the rnd gene encoding ribonuclease D, producing the protein MAIDIHWIRDNDSLGQFCAEWQQLPFVALDTEFMRVDTFYPIAGLLQIGDGQRAYLIDPLTIDNWQPLAALLENPAVLKVLHACSEDLEVLLRLTGSLPAPLFDTQLAAAYLNLGFSMGYSRLVQEVLGIELPKGETRSDWLQRPLSETQISYAAEDAVHLAEVFVQLRPKLSDEKYSWVLEDGAELVANLRREVDPYEVYREAKLAWKLSRAQLAVLRELCAWREREARARDLPRNRIIREHSLWPLARTQPDNLGALAKIEDMHPRTVRQDGQFLLDLIQRAASVPPEQWPPAVAEPLPIEASALVKRLKALGQAEAERLGIAPELMLRKKTLEALIKSGFPEGPYQLPDSLRGWRRELMGQALLDSLATAGEQP; encoded by the coding sequence GTGGCCATCGATATTCACTGGATTCGCGACAACGATAGCCTCGGTCAGTTTTGCGCCGAGTGGCAGCAGTTGCCATTCGTCGCCCTCGACACCGAATTCATGCGGGTCGACACCTTTTATCCTATTGCCGGTTTATTGCAGATCGGCGACGGCCAGCGTGCCTACCTGATCGACCCCTTGACCATCGACAATTGGCAACCCTTGGCCGCGCTGCTGGAAAATCCGGCGGTGCTCAAGGTGTTGCACGCCTGCAGCGAAGATCTTGAAGTGCTGCTGCGCTTGACTGGCAGCCTGCCTGCGCCGCTGTTCGATACTCAACTGGCTGCCGCTTACCTGAACCTGGGCTTCTCCATGGGCTATTCGCGGCTGGTGCAGGAAGTGCTGGGTATCGAGCTGCCCAAGGGCGAGACTCGTTCCGACTGGTTGCAACGGCCGCTATCCGAGACGCAGATCAGCTACGCGGCAGAGGATGCCGTGCATCTGGCAGAAGTTTTCGTACAGCTGCGCCCGAAGCTTTCCGACGAAAAATACAGTTGGGTCCTGGAGGATGGTGCCGAACTGGTGGCCAACCTGCGTCGCGAAGTCGACCCGTACGAGGTCTACCGCGAGGCCAAGCTCGCCTGGAAACTGTCCCGCGCCCAGTTGGCCGTGCTGCGCGAGCTGTGCGCCTGGCGCGAACGCGAGGCGCGGGCCCGTGACCTGCCGCGCAATCGCATCATTCGCGAGCATTCGCTGTGGCCCCTGGCCCGCACCCAGCCGGATAACCTCGGCGCGCTGGCGAAAATTGAAGACATGCACCCGCGCACCGTGCGCCAGGACGGCCAGTTTCTGCTGGACCTGATCCAGCGCGCCGCCAGCGTGCCGCCCGAGCAATGGCCACCGGCCGTGGCCGAGCCGTTGCCCATCGAGGCGTCGGCGCTGGTCAAGCGTCTAAAGGCGCTGGGGCAGGCTGAAGCCGAGCGCCTGGGGATCGCCCCGGAGTTGATGCTACGCAAGAAAACCCTCGAAGCGCTGATCAAGAGCGGCTTTCCCGAGGGCCCTTACCAATTGCCCGATTCGCTGCGTGGCTGGCGCCGCGAATTGATGGGCCAGGCGCTGCTCGACAGCCTGGCCACTGCCGGAGAACAGCCTTGA